In Pyxidicoccus trucidator, a single genomic region encodes these proteins:
- the wzx gene encoding exopolysaccharide biosynthesis flippase — MGAVRNGLQLGGSLLVTYAIAMGVRFLLPAHLGPENLGRFNWGDSFSAVFFLATQFGLEMYIRKEVARRPTHASDFFGTTMLLRLGLTGVLVGVLALVMHYREDPPEVRHLVYVFAVAQALIIINASVAALLHAKGKVAGLSVSNIVTKLVWGGGLLAVCVAGLALPWLAVPLLVSEAVKLAVGWRLAHQHLGLTFKVDMTATWKVLKASLPFFITGAALGANGRLDVMILGMLATHEEVGFYGAAWNIAGLTFFLNPVYTWVLMPLASRAAARSEEELTRLTRRALEGTLVVTVPLMMLIVLGAPLWVGLMGGEFGASTLPLRLMSPLFVLAFITMTAGLWLTMTNREWWVTITSVVGSLLLIPALNVLLIPLMHSALGPGGGASGTALSILLMEVCVTISLFARMGRAAFDARLLALAGKTAAVCLAIAALDVTVFAPLNPWVRLGIEAVLYVVGVLATGAVRPGEVLQVVRVARRRGNPEPEAAAPAAVAPTL, encoded by the coding sequence ATGGGCGCGGTCCGTAACGGGCTGCAGCTCGGCGGCTCGCTGCTGGTGACGTACGCCATCGCCATGGGCGTGCGCTTCCTCCTTCCCGCCCACCTGGGCCCGGAGAACCTGGGCCGCTTCAACTGGGGGGACAGCTTCTCCGCGGTCTTCTTCCTCGCCACGCAGTTCGGCCTGGAGATGTACATCCGCAAGGAGGTCGCGCGCCGGCCCACTCACGCCAGTGACTTCTTCGGCACCACGATGCTGCTGCGCCTGGGGCTCACCGGGGTGCTGGTGGGCGTGCTCGCGCTCGTCATGCACTACCGCGAAGACCCGCCCGAGGTGCGACACCTCGTGTACGTCTTCGCGGTGGCGCAGGCGCTCATCATCATCAACGCCTCCGTGGCCGCGCTGCTGCACGCCAAGGGCAAGGTGGCGGGGCTGTCCGTCTCCAACATCGTCACCAAGCTGGTGTGGGGCGGCGGGCTGCTGGCGGTGTGCGTCGCAGGGCTGGCGCTGCCCTGGCTGGCGGTGCCGCTGCTGGTGTCGGAGGCGGTGAAGCTGGCGGTGGGCTGGCGCCTGGCGCACCAGCACCTGGGGCTCACCTTCAAGGTGGACATGACGGCCACGTGGAAGGTGCTCAAGGCGAGCCTGCCCTTCTTCATCACCGGCGCGGCCCTGGGAGCCAATGGACGCCTGGACGTGATGATTCTGGGCATGCTGGCCACCCACGAGGAGGTGGGCTTCTACGGCGCCGCGTGGAACATCGCGGGGCTCACCTTCTTCCTCAACCCCGTCTACACCTGGGTGTTGATGCCGCTGGCGTCCCGCGCGGCCGCGCGCTCCGAGGAGGAGCTCACCCGGCTGACCCGCCGCGCGCTGGAGGGCACGCTGGTCGTCACGGTGCCGCTGATGATGCTCATCGTCCTGGGCGCCCCGCTGTGGGTGGGGCTGATGGGCGGCGAGTTCGGCGCCTCCACCCTGCCGCTGCGGCTGATGTCGCCGCTCTTCGTGCTGGCCTTCATCACCATGACGGCCGGCCTCTGGCTGACGATGACGAACCGCGAGTGGTGGGTGACCATCACCAGCGTCGTCGGCAGCCTGCTGCTGATTCCGGCGCTCAACGTGCTGCTGATTCCGCTGATGCACTCGGCCCTGGGCCCCGGCGGCGGCGCCTCGGGCACCGCGCTGTCCATCCTGCTGATGGAGGTGTGCGTCACCATCAGCCTGTTCGCCCGCATGGGCCGCGCGGCGTTCGACGCGCGCCTGCTGGCGCTGGCGGGCAAGACGGCCGCGGTGTGCCTGGCCATCGCCGCGCTGGACGTGACGGTGTTCGCCCCGCTGAACCCGTGGGTGCGGCTGGGAATCGAGGCGGTGCTTTACGTGGTGGGCGTGCTGGCCACCGGCGCGGTGCGCCCGGGCGAGGTGCTCCAGGTGGTGCGCGTGGCCCGCCGCCGTGGCAACCCCGAGCCGGAGGCCGCGGCCCCTGCCGCCGTGGCCCCCACCCTCTAG
- the epsY gene encoding exopolysaccharide export protein EpsY: protein MPSPLRQTPPSSRLPPRALARAALLLLASVLAPGCTGLGKYTWVDEYQEKPPPPDASYRIAAGDLLNIRVWNQEALTTQARVREDGRISLLFLDDVEAAGHSPAMLSQQIQTRLKDYINHPVVTVALEQARPIKVTLVGEINRIGPLEIETGASLLQALAGAGGFTEYAHKDRVFVMRQEDGTPVRIRFRYDDLIRAEGRAPTFRLRPGDVIVVE, encoded by the coding sequence ATGCCGTCCCCGCTCCGCCAGACGCCGCCCTCTTCGCGCCTCCCTCCGCGTGCGCTCGCCCGCGCCGCGCTGCTGCTGCTGGCCTCCGTGCTGGCACCGGGCTGCACCGGGCTGGGCAAGTACACCTGGGTGGACGAGTACCAGGAGAAGCCGCCCCCGCCGGACGCCAGCTACCGCATCGCCGCCGGGGACCTGCTCAACATCCGCGTGTGGAACCAGGAGGCGCTCACCACGCAGGCGCGCGTGCGCGAGGACGGGCGCATCAGCCTGCTCTTCCTGGACGACGTGGAGGCGGCGGGGCACTCGCCGGCCATGCTGTCGCAGCAAATCCAGACGCGGCTGAAGGACTACATCAACCACCCCGTCGTCACGGTGGCGCTGGAGCAGGCGCGCCCCATCAAGGTGACCCTGGTGGGGGAAATCAACCGCATCGGCCCGCTGGAAATCGAGACGGGCGCCAGCCTCCTCCAGGCGCTGGCCGGCGCGGGCGGCTTCACCGAGTACGCCCACAAGGACCGCGTCTTCGTCATGCGGCAGGAGGACGGCACCCCGGTGCGCATCCGCTTCCGCTATGACGACCTCATCCGCGCCGAGGGGCGCGCTCCGACGTTCCGCCTGCGTCCCGGCGACGTCATCGTGGTGGAGTAG
- the epsX gene encoding exopolysaccharide export protein EpsX: MLGAALTVALLEVSSAAVTYNVAVRADSRVRSNEDTAAGAPSIAGDTDITPTLGLELREGNTALTLDYAPRISLREITAQPRTEVQHMGRLAADWRPQRGVSLRLGEELVLGSVNLFTTDVLPLPDTGTDPDGPLRPPEDGGPLQPLPAADTVYFLSSATTLTANTGLLGRRWQLSGSTGFSISGGLDGPAREAVPMQYGPRFDLSLSHALSSLSAITTSAAVAHSRFSTGANNTVLTLTESWGQRVDRRTSLEAGAGVSLVRSLEAPTEEDPDAEPVEGESPDAPRTELLPNLTFAVGHRVPSRTADFYGRVGVRVTPFVDRLTGRVYPRADLTLSGAWALGPRVRLSTTAGTAFAVGGASGDRIVTGGVTASWILTRWVSVDADMRSTHSRSPDLPAARLNWAASLGLSVRQTGIL, from the coding sequence GTGCTGGGGGCCGCCCTCACCGTCGCGCTGCTGGAGGTCTCCTCCGCCGCCGTCACGTACAACGTGGCGGTGCGGGCCGACTCGCGCGTGCGCTCGAACGAGGACACGGCGGCGGGCGCTCCTTCCATCGCCGGGGACACGGACATCACCCCCACGCTGGGCCTGGAGCTGCGCGAGGGCAACACCGCCCTGACGCTGGACTACGCCCCGCGCATCAGCCTGCGTGAAATCACCGCGCAGCCGCGCACCGAAGTGCAGCACATGGGCCGGCTCGCGGCGGACTGGCGCCCCCAGCGCGGCGTGTCGCTGCGGCTGGGCGAGGAGCTGGTGCTGGGCAGCGTGAACCTCTTCACCACCGACGTGCTGCCGCTGCCCGACACCGGCACGGACCCGGACGGGCCGCTGCGGCCTCCCGAGGACGGCGGCCCCCTGCAGCCCCTGCCGGCGGCGGACACCGTCTACTTCCTGTCCTCCGCGACGACGCTGACGGCCAACACCGGCCTGCTGGGACGGCGCTGGCAGCTGTCCGGCTCCACCGGCTTCTCCATCAGCGGCGGGCTGGACGGGCCGGCGCGCGAGGCGGTGCCCATGCAGTACGGCCCACGCTTCGACCTGTCGCTCAGCCACGCGCTGTCTTCGCTGAGTGCCATCACGACGTCCGCGGCGGTGGCGCACTCGCGCTTCTCCACTGGCGCCAACAACACGGTGCTGACGCTGACGGAGTCGTGGGGCCAGCGGGTGGACCGGCGGACGTCCCTGGAGGCCGGGGCGGGCGTGAGCCTGGTGCGCTCGCTGGAGGCCCCGACGGAGGAGGACCCGGACGCGGAGCCCGTGGAGGGCGAGTCCCCCGACGCCCCGCGCACGGAGCTGCTGCCCAACCTCACCTTCGCGGTGGGGCACCGGGTTCCCTCGCGGACGGCGGACTTCTACGGCCGCGTAGGAGTGCGCGTGACGCCCTTCGTGGACCGGCTGACAGGCAGGGTGTACCCGAGGGCCGACCTGACGCTGTCGGGAGCCTGGGCGCTAGGCCCGCGCGTGCGGCTGTCCACCACCGCCGGCACCGCCTTCGCCGTGGGCGGCGCCAGTGGGGACCGCATCGTCACGGGGGGAGTCACGGCCTCGTGGATTCTCACACGCTGGGTATCAGTGGATGCCGACATGCGGAGCACGCACAGCCGCTCGCCCGACCTACCGGCGGCCCGGCTGAACTGGGCCGCGTCGCTGGGCCTGTCCGTGCGGCAAACTGGTATCCTCTGA
- the epsW gene encoding exopolysaccharide biosynthesis response regulator EpsW, with protein sequence MEPQLQTVFLVEDAPFFRKMLGDYLRDMGFEEVVELPSGRAALKHLETALCPDLVCLDLTLPDISGYDLCEVIRKTPSMKDVPVLVVSARDLPEDKAHAEEAGANGYLGKPFTQEEFTRRVQQLMKGYGPRRKS encoded by the coding sequence ATGGAGCCCCAACTGCAGACCGTCTTCCTGGTGGAGGACGCCCCCTTCTTCCGGAAGATGCTGGGCGACTACCTGCGGGACATGGGTTTCGAGGAGGTGGTGGAGCTGCCCAGCGGCCGCGCGGCGCTCAAGCACCTGGAGACCGCCCTGTGTCCGGACCTGGTGTGCCTGGACCTGACGCTGCCGGACATCTCCGGCTATGACCTGTGCGAGGTCATCCGCAAGACGCCGTCGATGAAGGACGTGCCGGTGCTGGTGGTGAGCGCGCGGGATTTGCCCGAGGACAAGGCCCACGCCGAGGAGGCGGGCGCCAACGGCTACCTGGGCAAGCCCTTCACCCAGGAGGAGTTCACCCGCCGGGTGCAGCAGCTCATGAAGGGCTACGGGCCGAGGAGGAAGTCGTGA
- the epsV gene encoding PCP family exopolysaccharide biosynthesis protein EpsV — MPAPGAPGPRPHPVPPPQPLFVPERPETNAPADLIDWGLVIDSVGYLKNAVLRHWFLAMVVAGLVSAMAMGVSKIMPRKYRVETRMLTQRNFIISSLANPGRSIPVDADQPTRAAWEMVMKYDNLKTIVHKAKLVEYWDMNRSPISRLKEKVTKKPPPPMEDKDKEDALIAMLEQAMIVGVEGGTGTVSIGVEWGDPQLALNIVEAAQQNFLDMRQAAEMGAVSEAITILEKQVVDEGEGIKKAIADLDATVRRIELKRRKEEEKAARKGTPTASGGMINTDHLLAQMRFMIQTKRRAISDVEEFRARRLTELRNQLSEARVMYSPRHPMITDIEQRIIALQEDSPQLVALRSELNELINEYTRNGGNPAELESGLSTAGMPIGTLGGQATSDNPEVSVAADRVRMLVMRHQEKTRRLDQARTELEISKASMKHRFSVLAPPTFPEKPSKPKVQLIVAAGVVGGIGLGIFAAVALDIIRRRILEKWQVERLLKLPVLAQLERR; from the coding sequence ATGCCCGCGCCCGGGGCTCCCGGGCCGCGCCCCCACCCGGTGCCTCCCCCGCAGCCGCTGTTCGTCCCCGAGCGCCCCGAGACGAACGCGCCCGCGGACCTCATCGACTGGGGCCTGGTCATCGACTCGGTGGGCTACCTGAAGAACGCGGTGCTGCGGCACTGGTTCCTCGCGATGGTGGTGGCGGGCCTGGTGTCCGCCATGGCGATGGGCGTCAGCAAAATCATGCCGCGCAAGTACCGCGTCGAGACGCGGATGCTGACGCAGCGAAACTTCATCATCTCCTCGCTGGCGAACCCGGGGCGCTCCATTCCCGTGGACGCGGACCAGCCCACGCGCGCCGCGTGGGAGATGGTGATGAAGTACGACAACCTGAAGACCATCGTCCACAAGGCGAAGCTCGTCGAGTACTGGGACATGAACCGCTCCCCCATCTCCCGGCTGAAGGAGAAGGTGACGAAGAAGCCGCCTCCGCCCATGGAGGACAAGGACAAGGAAGACGCGCTCATCGCCATGCTGGAGCAGGCGATGATTGTCGGCGTGGAGGGCGGCACGGGCACCGTCTCCATCGGCGTGGAGTGGGGTGACCCGCAGCTCGCGCTGAACATCGTCGAGGCCGCGCAGCAGAACTTCCTCGACATGCGCCAGGCGGCGGAGATGGGCGCCGTGTCCGAGGCGATTACGATTCTGGAGAAGCAGGTGGTGGATGAGGGCGAGGGCATCAAGAAGGCCATCGCCGACCTGGACGCCACGGTGCGGCGCATCGAGCTGAAGCGCCGCAAGGAAGAGGAGAAGGCGGCTCGCAAGGGCACCCCGACGGCGTCCGGCGGGATGATCAACACCGACCACCTGCTGGCGCAGATGCGCTTCATGATTCAGACGAAGCGCCGGGCCATCAGCGACGTGGAGGAGTTCCGCGCGCGGCGGCTGACGGAGCTGCGCAACCAGCTGTCCGAGGCGCGCGTCATGTACTCGCCGCGGCACCCGATGATTACGGACATCGAGCAGCGCATCATCGCGCTCCAGGAGGACTCGCCTCAGCTGGTGGCGCTGCGCTCGGAGCTGAACGAGCTCATCAACGAGTACACGCGCAACGGCGGCAACCCGGCGGAGCTGGAGTCGGGGCTCTCGACGGCGGGGATGCCCATCGGCACGCTGGGCGGGCAGGCCACTTCGGACAACCCCGAGGTGTCGGTGGCCGCGGACCGGGTGCGCATGCTGGTGATGCGGCACCAGGAGAAGACGCGGCGGCTGGACCAGGCCCGCACGGAGCTGGAGATTTCGAAGGCGTCGATGAAGCACCGCTTCAGCGTGCTGGCGCCGCCCACCTTCCCGGAGAAGCCGTCCAAGCCGAAGGTGCAGCTCATCGTCGCCGCGGGCGTGGTGGGCGGCATCGGCCTGGGCATCTTCGCGGCGGTGGCGCTGGACATCATCCGCCGGCGGATTCTGGAGAAGTGGCAGGTCGAGCGTTTGCTGAAGCTGCCGGTGCTCGCGCAGCTGGAGCGCCGCTGA
- the epsU gene encoding exopolysaccharide biosynthesis GT2 family glycosyltransferase EpsU, with protein MTVVTVWTWVDVALCVGLLPVAVACGYLLLLTLLSWRRAAPVPPAPVRRFDVVIPSHNEELGIARTVANLSAVDYPAAMRRILVVADNCSDATAQKAREAGATVLERHDTEKRGKGYALAYAFEFSQKDGFADAVVVVDADTVVSPNLLHAYAARLEKGANAVQAHYGVMNPTASWRTRLITIALGMFHKVRSLGREALGVSCGLRGNGMCFTHAVLREVPHDAFSVVEDLEYGIRLGKKGHRVHYAWEAEVLGEMVSGEKQSRSQRQRWEGGRKQMRKLHGWPLLSTALRERSGLLLDLSMDVLVPPLSQLVLAAVGGAVAAAVVTWLSGGTAVLASSVASFGLASLGAYVLRGWWVSGVGPRGLLDLAWAPVYVVWKVGLMLRGGGAEKRGEWVRTTREAENSADVQR; from the coding sequence GTGACTGTCGTGACGGTGTGGACCTGGGTGGATGTGGCGCTGTGCGTGGGGCTGCTGCCGGTGGCGGTGGCCTGCGGCTACCTGTTGTTGCTGACGCTGCTGTCGTGGCGGCGGGCCGCGCCGGTGCCTCCGGCGCCCGTGCGCAGGTTCGACGTGGTGATTCCGTCGCACAACGAGGAGCTGGGCATCGCCCGGACGGTGGCCAACCTGTCCGCGGTGGACTACCCGGCCGCGATGCGGCGCATCCTCGTCGTGGCGGACAACTGCTCGGACGCGACGGCGCAGAAGGCGCGCGAGGCGGGCGCCACGGTGCTGGAGCGGCACGACACGGAGAAGCGTGGCAAGGGCTACGCCCTGGCCTACGCCTTCGAGTTCAGCCAGAAGGACGGCTTCGCGGACGCGGTGGTGGTGGTGGACGCGGACACGGTGGTGTCGCCCAACCTGCTGCACGCGTACGCGGCCCGGCTGGAGAAGGGCGCGAACGCGGTGCAGGCGCACTACGGCGTGATGAACCCGACGGCGTCCTGGCGCACGCGGCTGATTACGATTGCGCTGGGCATGTTCCACAAGGTGCGCTCGCTGGGCCGCGAGGCGCTGGGCGTGTCCTGCGGCCTGCGCGGCAACGGCATGTGCTTCACCCACGCGGTGCTGCGCGAGGTGCCGCATGACGCCTTCAGCGTGGTGGAGGACCTGGAGTACGGCATCCGCCTGGGCAAGAAGGGCCACCGCGTGCACTACGCCTGGGAGGCGGAGGTGCTCGGGGAGATGGTGTCCGGCGAGAAGCAGAGCCGCTCGCAGCGCCAGCGCTGGGAGGGCGGACGCAAGCAGATGCGCAAGCTGCATGGGTGGCCGCTGTTGAGCACCGCCCTGCGCGAGCGCAGCGGGCTGCTGCTCGACTTGTCCATGGACGTGCTGGTGCCGCCGCTGAGCCAGCTGGTGCTGGCCGCGGTGGGTGGCGCGGTGGCGGCGGCGGTGGTGACGTGGCTGTCCGGCGGCACGGCGGTGCTGGCGTCGAGCGTCGCGAGCTTCGGCCTGGCGTCGCTGGGCGCGTACGTGCTGCGCGGCTGGTGGGTGTCCGGCGTGGGCCCGCGCGGGCTGCTCGACCTGGCCTGGGCGCCTGTGTACGTGGTGTGGAAGGTGGGGCTCATGCTGCGCGGCGGCGGCGCGGAGAAGCGCGGCGAGTGGGTGCGCACCACCCGCGAGGCGGAGAACAGCGCGGACGTGCAGCGGTAG
- a CDS encoding YfbK domain-containing protein produces the protein MKSIVPRVLCGLLMLLAVPSLAQPAAGTPSSVIIGTVIDAQSRQPIADAVVTATSPALQGEQTVVTDAKGNFRIPQLPPGVYTLRFEKEQFKPYARSDVQLRPNRTIRINAELLPESLGAVVELSGAPPTIDVGSTTAGVNVDQEFIKRIAVARPGGKGGAARSFESLAETRPGARSDNYGVSISGTSSPERGYVVDGLSTSDPASGINASPQVPSAAPASTVSSGVRASERTVPPQGRSFFDMYFKGYGVNPTVTTEEERFSTFSVDTDTASYTLMRSYLEHGSLPDEQAVRVEEFVNSFDYGYAAEPDAPFSVHVEGFPSPARKGYQVVHIGVKAREVSAQQRKASHLVFVIDVSGSMSGENRLGLVQRALRLLVAALDERDAVSIVVYGSQARQVLGRTSATQKQRLLAAIDGLTIEGATNAQAGLELGYALAAEHLLKGGINRVILCSDGVANNGITDADGIWARVKGFAARGITLSTVGFGMGNYNDVLMERLAQVGEGNYAYVDRLEEARRIFVQNLTGTLQVVAKDVKLQVEFDPEAVVRYRLLGYENRMLTKEQFADDKVDAGEVGAGHSVTALYEVKLREPAASFGTLRIRYKAPEGGDSKLMEKRLPSSVLRTAYGRAAPPTRLSYVAAAFAEKLRGSYWVRPLSYDGLVALWEEVGQSLKGRQDVAELGALIRKARTLDQREDRFERFAPISTMDFDRVPAIP, from the coding sequence ATGAAGTCCATTGTCCCGCGTGTGCTGTGCGGTCTCCTGATGTTGCTGGCCGTGCCCTCCCTGGCGCAGCCCGCTGCTGGCACTCCTTCCAGCGTCATCATCGGCACGGTCATCGACGCCCAGAGCCGGCAGCCGATTGCCGACGCCGTGGTCACCGCGACCTCGCCCGCCCTCCAGGGTGAGCAGACCGTGGTGACCGACGCGAAGGGCAACTTCCGCATCCCCCAGCTTCCGCCGGGTGTGTACACCCTGCGGTTCGAGAAGGAGCAATTCAAGCCGTACGCGCGGTCCGACGTGCAGCTGCGGCCCAACCGCACCATCCGCATCAACGCGGAGCTGCTCCCCGAGTCGCTCGGTGCGGTGGTGGAGCTCTCCGGCGCACCGCCGACCATCGACGTGGGCTCCACGACCGCCGGCGTCAACGTGGACCAGGAGTTCATCAAGCGCATCGCCGTGGCCCGTCCGGGTGGAAAGGGCGGCGCGGCCCGCTCCTTCGAGTCCCTGGCGGAGACGCGGCCGGGCGCCAGGAGTGACAACTACGGCGTGTCCATCAGCGGCACGAGCTCACCCGAGCGCGGCTACGTGGTGGACGGGCTGTCCACCAGCGACCCGGCCTCCGGCATCAACGCGAGTCCCCAGGTCCCCAGCGCCGCTCCCGCGAGCACGGTGTCCTCCGGCGTCCGCGCCTCCGAGCGCACCGTGCCGCCCCAGGGCCGCTCCTTCTTCGACATGTACTTCAAGGGCTACGGGGTCAACCCGACGGTGACCACGGAGGAGGAGCGCTTCTCCACGTTCTCCGTGGACACCGATACGGCGTCATACACGCTGATGCGCTCGTACCTGGAGCACGGGTCCCTGCCCGACGAGCAGGCCGTGCGCGTGGAGGAGTTCGTCAACAGCTTCGACTACGGCTACGCGGCCGAGCCGGACGCACCCTTCAGCGTGCACGTGGAGGGCTTCCCGTCCCCGGCGCGCAAGGGCTACCAGGTGGTCCACATCGGCGTGAAGGCGCGCGAGGTGAGCGCTCAGCAGCGCAAGGCGAGCCACCTCGTCTTCGTCATCGACGTGTCCGGGTCCATGAGCGGGGAGAACCGGCTCGGGCTGGTGCAGCGCGCGCTGCGCCTGCTGGTGGCCGCGCTGGATGAGCGGGACGCCGTGTCCATCGTCGTGTACGGCTCGCAGGCGCGCCAGGTGCTCGGGCGCACGAGTGCCACGCAGAAGCAGCGGCTGCTGGCCGCCATCGACGGGTTGACCATCGAGGGCGCCACGAATGCGCAGGCGGGGCTGGAGCTGGGCTACGCGCTGGCGGCGGAGCACCTCCTGAAGGGAGGCATCAACCGCGTCATCCTCTGCTCGGACGGTGTGGCCAACAACGGCATCACCGACGCGGACGGCATCTGGGCGCGGGTGAAGGGCTTCGCGGCCCGGGGCATCACCCTGTCCACCGTGGGCTTCGGCATGGGCAACTACAACGACGTGCTGATGGAGCGGCTGGCGCAGGTGGGCGAGGGCAACTACGCCTATGTGGACCGGCTGGAGGAGGCGCGCCGCATCTTCGTGCAGAACCTCACCGGCACGCTCCAGGTGGTGGCCAAGGACGTGAAGCTGCAGGTGGAGTTCGACCCCGAGGCCGTCGTGCGCTACCGGCTGCTGGGGTACGAGAACCGGATGCTCACGAAGGAGCAGTTCGCGGACGACAAGGTGGACGCGGGCGAGGTGGGCGCGGGGCACTCCGTCACCGCGCTGTACGAGGTGAAGCTGCGCGAGCCCGCGGCTTCCTTCGGCACGCTGCGCATCCGCTACAAGGCGCCGGAGGGTGGGGACTCGAAGCTGATGGAGAAGCGGCTGCCGTCGTCCGTGCTGCGCACCGCGTATGGCCGGGCCGCTCCGCCCACGCGCCTGTCGTACGTGGCGGCGGCGTTCGCGGAGAAGCTCCGGGGCTCGTACTGGGTGCGGCCGCTGTCCTACGACGGGCTGGTGGCGCTGTGGGAAGAGGTTGGCCAGTCGCTGAAGGGCCGGCAGGACGTGGCGGAGCTGGGGGCGCTGATCCGCAAGGCCCGGACGCTGGACCAGCGCGAGGACCGGTTCGAGCGCTTCGCGCCCATCAGCACCATGGACTTCGACCGGGTTCCGGCGATTCCGTAG
- a CDS encoding type IV toxin-antitoxin system AbiEi family antitoxin domain-containing protein → MEQARVGHPSWDRLFEFAVGQAGLFTTKQAAEAGYSPQLLVHYVRIRRIVRVQRGVYRLVHFPLAEDEEFVTFWLWSEQQGVFSHQTALMMQRLSDVLPSRVDLTLPLSWKKRRLRVPPGVVLHHADLPAADRTWWGSVPMTSTRRTLSDCAASHLSPEFLLQAFHQALHRGRVTRSEIPDVEQALKPYLAPA, encoded by the coding sequence GTGGAGCAAGCGCGGGTAGGACATCCCAGCTGGGACCGGCTCTTCGAGTTCGCCGTCGGGCAGGCGGGCCTCTTCACGACGAAGCAGGCGGCGGAGGCGGGGTACTCGCCCCAGTTGCTCGTCCACTACGTCCGCATCCGGCGCATCGTCCGAGTTCAGAGAGGGGTGTACCGCCTGGTGCACTTCCCGCTGGCCGAGGACGAGGAGTTCGTCACCTTCTGGCTCTGGTCGGAGCAGCAGGGGGTGTTCTCCCATCAGACGGCACTGATGATGCAAAGGCTGTCCGATGTGCTGCCCTCTCGCGTCGATCTGACTCTCCCGCTGTCCTGGAAGAAGCGCCGGCTTCGCGTTCCTCCAGGCGTCGTCCTGCACCATGCCGACCTCCCCGCCGCGGATCGCACCTGGTGGGGGTCGGTGCCGATGACATCTACGCGCCGGACACTCAGCGACTGTGCCGCCTCTCACCTGTCGCCCGAGTTCCTCCTGCAGGCCTTCCACCAGGCACTCCACCGAGGACGTGTCACACGGTCGGAAATCCCCGATGTCGAGCAGGCACTGAAGCCCTACCTGGCCCCCGCGTGA
- a CDS encoding nucleotidyl transferase AbiEii/AbiGii toxin family protein: MTARGYASPVAFKQALEQRLRSASRDGREFTRRRQRLVFERFLARVVRAFGDAATLKGGLVLELRIERARATMDVDLRLSDTPAGLLARLQAAGRLELGDFMTFEVHPDANHPELQNEGLKHEGFRFRAECMLADKLYGDVFGVDVVIEAPRLDEPEFIVAPDVLGFAGIAPPRVRLYPVETHIAEKLHAYTLPRSRPNTRVKDLPDLALLASIGALDTPRLRAALVDTFTFRDTHALPASTPAPPDAWLQPYASLAVRDRLPWTTLDAVTAVVRAFLDPVLAGEQRLVWEPGTWSWRARP; the protein is encoded by the coding sequence GTGACGGCGCGTGGCTATGCGTCACCCGTCGCGTTCAAGCAGGCCCTCGAACAGAGACTGAGGTCCGCTTCACGGGACGGAAGGGAGTTCACGCGCCGCCGCCAACGACTGGTCTTCGAACGATTCCTCGCTCGTGTCGTTCGCGCCTTCGGAGATGCCGCGACGTTGAAGGGTGGACTCGTGCTGGAGCTCCGCATCGAGCGCGCACGCGCCACGATGGATGTCGACCTGCGCCTGAGCGACACACCCGCCGGGCTTCTCGCGCGACTGCAAGCGGCGGGACGACTCGAGCTGGGGGACTTCATGACGTTCGAAGTCCATCCCGACGCGAACCATCCCGAGCTTCAGAACGAAGGGCTGAAGCACGAGGGGTTTCGCTTCCGCGCCGAGTGCATGCTCGCGGACAAGCTCTATGGCGATGTCTTTGGGGTCGACGTGGTGATTGAAGCCCCGCGCTTGGATGAGCCCGAATTCATCGTCGCGCCAGACGTGCTTGGCTTTGCTGGCATCGCACCACCTCGAGTGCGCCTGTACCCCGTGGAGACTCACATCGCGGAGAAGCTCCATGCGTACACGCTTCCTCGCTCTCGCCCGAACACGCGTGTGAAGGATCTGCCGGACCTCGCGCTACTCGCCAGCATCGGAGCGCTGGACACACCCCGCCTTCGTGCCGCACTCGTGGACACCTTCACCTTCCGCGATACGCATGCCCTGCCAGCCTCTACCCCTGCGCCGCCCGACGCGTGGCTCCAGCCCTATGCCAGCCTGGCCGTACGAGACCGCCTCCCATGGACGACGCTCGACGCCGTCACCGCGGTGGTGCGCGCCTTCCTCGACCCGGTGCTCGCGGGTGAGCAGCGCCTCGTCTGGGAGCCGGGCACGTGGTCCTGGCGCGCGCGGCCCTGA